In Papaver somniferum cultivar HN1 chromosome 1, ASM357369v1, whole genome shotgun sequence, a genomic segment contains:
- the LOC113357215 gene encoding homeobox-leucine zipper protein ATHB-22-like → MSSCVNDHHEAENGVGVHEANIINNQVDMTRKKNMLTIEQVDALEMSFQEEIELEKQQPPGRIAELPKNRTKLDPEKKLKLSKELGIHPRQVTVWFQNRRAKLKGKQLERLYNVLQQDYEIVSRENQHLQQEVMELKDKLDGLQSMQASIGFMKQGSLLQAESNNITAHESTWTSVAGQCSNDVEKRQTGNSNTKISWNNSYLFSNEGMSGTRAWLTLAPAVHPHAS, encoded by the exons ATGTCTAGTTGTGTGAATGATCATCATGAGGCTGAAAATGGTGTAGGAGTTCATGAAGCAAACATCATTAACAACCAAGTGGATATGACAAGAAAGAAGAATATGTTGACGATTGAACAGGTAGATGCACTGGAAATGAGTTTCCAGGAGGAGATAGAGCTAGAGAAGCAGCAGCCACCTGGTAGAATTGCTGAGCTGCCAAAGAATAGAACTAAGTTGGATCCGGAAAAGAAACTGAAGCTGTCAAaggaactaggaattcatcctcgcCAAGTTACCGTATGGTTTCAAAATCGACGTGCTAAGCTGAAAGGAaaacaactcgaacgactatacAATGTACTTCAGCAGGATTACGAAATCGTCTCAAGGGAAAACCAACATCTTCAGCAAGAG GTTATGGAACTCAAAGACAAGCTTGATGGTCTCCAGTCCATGCAAGCTTCTATAGGATTCATGAAACAAGGGTCGCTACTGCAAGCTGAGAGTAACAATATTACTGCTCATGAGAGTACCTGGACTTCTGTTGCAGGTCAATGCTCAAATGATGTAGAGAAAAGACAAACCGGTAACTCAAACACAAAGATTTCATGGAACAATAGTTATTTGTTCAGCAATGAAGGCATGAGTGGAACCAGGGCCTGGCTTACCTTGGCTCCAGCAGTCCATCCCCACGCGTCCTAG